From a single Sphingosinicellaceae bacterium genomic region:
- a CDS encoding glycoside hydrolase family 3 C-terminal domain-containing protein: MISRRNIIKLGGAAAVGAALSRPAFGLALGPGPAVPPAVDALIARMTIAEKAGQLTLMPSAIGGGAATKLNPGIPSSITGQLAAARAGQLTGIFNGAGVDWHRRLQREALRSRLGIPLVFAADIIHGHRTVFPVPLGEAASFEPDLARRTARVAATEAAAAGIDWTFAPMVDIARDARWGRGVEGAGEDVYLGRQFAAARVAGFQGDALTDNDAVAACAKHFAAYGAAEAGLDYNGADVSERTLRETYFPPFESAFEAGAATAMAAFNDVAGVPATANRWLLSDVLRGEWNFTGLVVSDYTGDEELIAHGVAADGRDAARLAILAGVDMSMASGLYLQHLPGLVADGLVPMGRVDEAVRRVLALKARLGLLEDPYRRLSPSREKSKVRTPANLALARDAARRSVVLLKNEGDLLPLKTESQRIALIGPFASGQHDLIGPWCVYGDDNQSIDLATGIRAALKDPKLLTVTEGSKVDTATREGIQEAVHAARRADVVVLALGETASMSGEAQSRTSVTIPAAQIALAEAVAAAGKPVVVVLKNGRALALDGAVLGAPAILVSWFLGSATGPALADVLFGLHGPSARLPVSFPRESGQEPYYYDHKPTGRPNPPGPLEAFKAHWQTGPHEALFPFGHGLTYGRIGYSGLDVGGGKLAADGRLAVSVKVANTGTRDAEEVVQLYIRDQVASTTRPVRQLKGFRKVALAAGASATVGFTLSRADLLYVGLDEKPIVEPGLFDIWIGPSAVGGLKGSFELLA; the protein is encoded by the coding sequence ATGATCAGCCGTCGCAACATCATAAAGCTCGGTGGTGCCGCCGCCGTCGGTGCCGCCCTGTCCCGCCCCGCCTTTGGCCTCGCACTCGGCCCCGGCCCCGCCGTGCCCCCCGCCGTCGACGCGCTGATCGCGCGCATGACCATCGCCGAGAAGGCCGGCCAGCTTACCCTGATGCCCTCAGCCATCGGTGGCGGCGCGGCGACCAAGCTCAACCCCGGCATCCCGTCGAGCATCACCGGGCAGCTTGCCGCCGCCCGCGCCGGGCAGCTGACCGGCATCTTCAACGGCGCCGGCGTCGACTGGCACCGCCGTCTCCAGCGGGAGGCGCTGCGCAGCCGCCTCGGCATCCCGCTGGTTTTCGCCGCCGACATCATCCATGGCCACCGCACCGTATTCCCGGTCCCCTTGGGTGAAGCCGCCAGCTTCGAACCCGACCTCGCCCGCCGCACCGCGCGCGTCGCCGCCACCGAGGCCGCCGCCGCCGGCATCGACTGGACCTTCGCACCGATGGTCGATATCGCCCGCGACGCCCGCTGGGGTCGCGGCGTCGAAGGCGCCGGCGAGGACGTCTACCTCGGGCGGCAGTTCGCTGCCGCGCGGGTCGCCGGCTTCCAGGGCGACGCGCTCACCGACAACGACGCGGTCGCCGCCTGCGCCAAGCACTTCGCCGCCTACGGCGCGGCCGAGGCCGGGCTCGACTACAACGGTGCCGACGTCTCCGAGCGGACCCTGCGCGAGACCTATTTCCCGCCCTTCGAGAGCGCCTTCGAGGCCGGTGCCGCAACCGCGATGGCCGCCTTCAACGACGTCGCGGGCGTCCCCGCCACCGCCAACCGCTGGCTGCTGTCCGACGTGCTTCGCGGCGAGTGGAACTTCACCGGGCTGGTGGTCTCCGACTATACCGGGGACGAGGAGCTGATCGCGCATGGCGTCGCCGCCGACGGGCGCGACGCGGCCCGCCTCGCGATACTCGCGGGCGTCGACATGTCGATGGCCAGCGGCCTCTACCTCCAGCATCTGCCCGGGCTGGTCGCCGACGGCCTCGTCCCAATGGGCCGCGTCGACGAGGCCGTTCGCCGGGTGCTGGCACTCAAGGCGCGCCTCGGCCTGCTCGAGGACCCCTACCGCCGCCTGTCCCCGAGCCGCGAGAAATCGAAGGTGCGGACTCCGGCCAACCTGGCGCTCGCTCGCGACGCCGCGCGCCGGTCGGTGGTCCTGCTCAAGAACGAGGGCGACCTGCTACCGCTGAAGACCGAAAGCCAGCGCATCGCCCTGATCGGGCCGTTCGCGTCGGGCCAGCATGATCTGATCGGGCCGTGGTGCGTCTACGGCGACGACAACCAGTCGATCGACCTCGCGACCGGGATCCGCGCCGCGCTCAAGGACCCCAAGCTGCTCACCGTCACCGAGGGCTCGAAAGTCGACACCGCGACCCGCGAAGGTATCCAGGAGGCGGTCCACGCCGCCCGCCGCGCCGACGTCGTGGTGCTCGCGCTCGGCGAGACCGCGAGCATGTCGGGCGAAGCCCAGTCCCGGACCAGCGTCACGATCCCCGCCGCCCAGATCGCGCTTGCCGAGGCCGTCGCCGCCGCTGGCAAGCCCGTCGTCGTGGTCCTCAAGAACGGCCGCGCGCTGGCACTGGACGGTGCAGTACTCGGCGCGCCGGCGATCCTCGTCAGTTGGTTCCTCGGCTCGGCGACCGGCCCGGCGCTTGCCGACGTGCTGTTCGGACTCCACGGCCCCTCGGCCCGCCTGCCGGTCAGTTTCCCGCGCGAGTCCGGGCAGGAACCCTATTATTACGACCACAAGCCGACCGGCCGCCCCAACCCTCCCGGGCCGCTGGAGGCGTTCAAGGCGCACTGGCAAACCGGGCCGCACGAGGCGCTGTTCCCCTTCGGACACGGGCTGACCTATGGCCGGATCGGCTACAGCGGGCTCGATGTCGGCGGCGGCAAGCTAGCGGCCGACGGTCGCCTCGCGGTGTCGGTCAAGGTCGCCAACACCGGCACCCGCGACGCCGAGGAGGTCGTGCAACTGTACATCCGCGACCAGGTCGCCAGCACCACGCGCCCGGTCCGCCAGCTCAAGGGCTTTCGAAAGGTCGCACTCGCCGCCGGAGCCAGCGCCACCGTCGGCTTTACGCTGAGCCGCGCCGACCTGCTGTACGTCGGCCTCGACGAGAAGCCGATCGTCGAGCCGGGCCTGTTCGACATCTGGATCGGGCCGTCGGCGGTCGGGGGGCTAAAGGGCAGCTTCGAACTGCTCGCCTAG
- a CDS encoding LacI family DNA-binding transcriptional regulator — MRPITLKDVALRAGVSPKTVSRVINGEQHVRPEVREAVQRIVDQLDYRPNAFARSLSSSRSYLLGLFLDDPGSGYAADLQLGALLRCRQRGYHLVVEPLDVSAPTWTSQVLDSIRALRIDGAILTPPICDDPALLDLLDKEGLPYVRISPRGDPERSGLVEMDDRAAAARMTEYLIGLGHRDIGFIKGDPAHSASLKRFEGFGDAMARAGLTPHPDHIREGDFSFRSGLNLGSEMLCAATLPTAIFASNDDMALGVLITAIRLGIGVPDRLSVAGFDDAPTSRAAWPQITTIRQPKAEMAAGAVDILVDPQYRTHPTDAIFKRRLDYALVERLSTARRA, encoded by the coding sequence ATGAGGCCGATCACCCTCAAGGACGTCGCGCTGCGGGCCGGGGTCTCACCCAAGACCGTGTCCCGCGTCATCAACGGCGAGCAGCACGTCCGCCCGGAGGTCCGCGAGGCGGTGCAGCGCATCGTCGACCAGCTCGACTACCGCCCCAACGCCTTCGCCCGCAGCCTGTCGAGCTCGCGTTCATACCTGCTCGGCCTGTTCCTCGACGACCCCGGCTCGGGCTATGCCGCCGACCTGCAGCTCGGGGCGCTGCTGCGCTGCCGCCAGCGTGGCTATCACCTGGTGGTCGAGCCGCTCGACGTGTCGGCGCCGACGTGGACCAGCCAGGTTCTCGACAGCATTCGCGCGCTGCGCATCGACGGTGCGATCCTGACTCCGCCGATCTGCGACGACCCGGCGCTGCTCGACCTGCTCGACAAGGAAGGCCTGCCCTACGTGCGGATCTCGCCACGCGGCGACCCCGAGCGCTCCGGCCTCGTCGAAATGGACGACCGCGCCGCCGCCGCCCGGATGACCGAATATCTGATCGGCCTCGGCCACCGCGACATCGGCTTTATCAAGGGTGACCCCGCGCATTCGGCCTCGCTCAAGCGCTTCGAGGGCTTTGGCGACGCCATGGCCAGGGCCGGACTGACCCCCCATCCGGACCACATCCGCGAGGGCGATTTCTCGTTCCGCTCCGGGCTGAACCTCGGCAGCGAGATGCTGTGCGCAGCGACGCTGCCGACGGCGATTTTTGCCAGCAACGACGACATGGCGCTCGGCGTGCTGATCACTGCAATCCGCCTCGGCATCGGCGTTCCCGACCGGCTGTCGGTGGCGGGCTTCGACGATGCCCCGACCTCGCGCGCGGCGTGGCCACAGATCACCACCATCCGCCAGCCCAAGGCCGAGATGGCGGCGGGCGCGGTCGATATTCTGGTTGATCCGCAATACCGGACCCACCCGACCGATGCCATCTTCAAGCGCCGCCTCGACTACGCGCTGGTCGAACGCCTGAGCACCGCCCGCCGAGCCTGA
- a CDS encoding TonB-dependent receptor, whose amino-acid sequence MHSRTLARYFATVGLIAAAVPAYAQLTTGIIRGSISNAAAPAPGATVVATDVSSGFTARTTAGANGNYALPGLRPGTYDIAFDAGGVKTARRVTVGVGQSATLDIDVAPTTSGPDIVVTAGQLVETKTSEIGTNVTTRQIENLPQSSRNFLNFAQLAPGVRTSTNELRKTFSGGGVSEDPNGENLASPQINVFIDGVSLKSNIQQGGLVGQDSSRGNPFPQSAVQEFRVLSSNYKAEYEDAGTTVITAVTKSGGNQFHGEAFGFYQDKNLREKDYFQKKNDLPKDDFKRKQYGLSLGGPIIKDKLNFFVSYEGNDENRVQTVLLGNRTPDNITRFGKYEGSFLQPFREKLAFGKLSFQPDDVNTVELSGSFRQDKETAGFGGATAQEAASLTKNDVYTGNLRWQYKREDFLNEATVDYLYYRFLPTSLNPDLVGQDFQGVVRIGGRDTVQNVVQKGLTLRDNVTLSNIDLFGGNHVIKFGGKVSFQKYSVNNDISGNPLFSYRIDATQNEDFTQPFEAKFGLGDPQVTAKDTQIGVFAQDDWEITDKLTMNIGLRWDYESNAKNNGYVTPPDAVTALRSLETSLAGQGSNYRADDYISTGNNRKPYLKAFQPRIGFSYDLNDDQRTVFFAGFGRYFDRTLFRNAAEESLLRQFVLRTFEFSKDGLPRNNQPTILWNDSYLSREGLEGLIATSVAPNGELRVIRNDTRPPRTDQFSIGVRQKIGRLQTSLSYQHINADGQVGYFPANRSVARNASGFYDFIAVPGFSNVVALTQARASKYDGIFLTVDKPYTRASGWGMNVAYTMAFSKERGYSFNFDFPDVASQPFRPNAGDERHRVVFSGIADLPWDAQISTLMVIGSGQPFSVTDASRGFGENLVIGNYGKPKSFRQVDVRLAKNIRFGADKDGEGGYRLQLTAEVFNLFNRANFGGYDSFIGPGGNPSFGTPNALDGPPRSFQFGARFTF is encoded by the coding sequence ATGCACAGCAGAACTCTCGCGCGCTATTTCGCCACCGTCGGGCTGATCGCCGCCGCGGTCCCGGCTTATGCCCAGCTGACCACCGGCATCATCCGCGGCAGCATCAGCAACGCCGCTGCGCCCGCGCCCGGCGCGACCGTCGTCGCCACCGATGTCAGCAGCGGCTTCACGGCGCGCACGACTGCAGGCGCGAACGGCAATTATGCCCTGCCAGGCCTGCGCCCCGGCACCTACGACATCGCGTTCGACGCCGGCGGCGTGAAGACCGCGCGCCGCGTCACCGTCGGCGTCGGCCAGTCCGCGACCCTCGATATCGACGTCGCGCCGACCACCAGCGGTCCCGACATCGTCGTCACCGCCGGGCAGCTGGTCGAGACCAAGACCTCCGAGATCGGCACCAACGTCACCACCCGCCAGATCGAGAATCTGCCCCAGTCGAGCCGCAACTTCCTCAACTTCGCCCAGCTGGCGCCCGGCGTGCGGACCAGCACCAACGAGCTCCGCAAGACCTTCTCGGGCGGCGGCGTCAGCGAGGACCCCAACGGCGAGAACCTCGCCAGCCCGCAAATCAACGTCTTCATCGACGGCGTCAGCCTGAAGTCGAACATCCAGCAGGGCGGCCTCGTCGGGCAGGATTCGAGCCGCGGCAACCCGTTCCCGCAATCGGCGGTGCAGGAGTTCCGCGTCCTGTCGTCGAACTACAAGGCCGAATACGAGGACGCCGGCACCACCGTCATTACCGCCGTCACCAAGAGCGGCGGCAACCAGTTCCACGGCGAGGCCTTCGGTTTCTACCAGGACAAGAACCTGCGCGAGAAGGATTATTTCCAGAAGAAGAACGACCTTCCGAAGGACGATTTCAAGCGCAAGCAGTACGGCTTGTCGCTCGGCGGCCCCATCATCAAGGACAAGCTCAACTTCTTCGTGTCGTACGAGGGCAACGACGAGAACCGCGTCCAGACGGTGCTGCTCGGCAACCGGACGCCCGATAACATCACGCGCTTTGGCAAGTACGAGGGCAGTTTCCTGCAGCCGTTCCGCGAGAAGCTGGCGTTCGGCAAGCTCAGCTTCCAGCCCGACGACGTTAACACCGTGGAGCTGTCCGGCAGCTTCCGGCAGGACAAGGAGACCGCGGGCTTCGGCGGCGCGACTGCGCAGGAAGCCGCGTCGCTGACCAAGAACGACGTCTACACCGGCAATCTGCGCTGGCAGTACAAGCGCGAGGACTTCCTCAATGAGGCGACGGTCGACTATCTCTACTACCGGTTCCTGCCGACCTCGCTGAACCCCGATCTGGTCGGCCAGGATTTCCAGGGCGTCGTCCGCATCGGCGGTCGCGATACGGTGCAGAACGTCGTCCAGAAGGGCCTGACGCTGCGCGACAATGTCACGCTGTCGAACATCGATCTGTTCGGCGGCAACCACGTCATCAAGTTCGGCGGCAAGGTCTCCTTCCAGAAATACAGTGTAAACAACGACATCAGCGGCAACCCGCTGTTCAGCTACCGCATCGATGCGACGCAGAACGAGGACTTCACCCAGCCGTTCGAGGCGAAGTTCGGGCTCGGCGACCCGCAGGTCACCGCCAAGGATACCCAGATTGGCGTCTTCGCGCAGGACGACTGGGAGATCACGGACAAGCTGACCATGAACATCGGCCTGCGCTGGGACTATGAGAGCAACGCCAAGAACAACGGCTATGTCACCCCGCCCGATGCGGTCACCGCACTGCGCTCGCTGGAGACCAGCCTCGCCGGCCAGGGCAGCAACTACCGCGCCGACGACTACATCTCGACGGGCAACAACCGGAAACCCTATCTGAAGGCATTCCAGCCGCGCATCGGCTTCTCGTACGACCTGAACGACGACCAGCGCACGGTGTTCTTCGCCGGCTTCGGACGCTATTTCGACCGCACGCTGTTCCGCAACGCTGCCGAGGAAAGCCTGCTGCGCCAGTTCGTGCTGCGCACCTTCGAATTCTCCAAGGACGGTCTGCCGCGCAACAACCAGCCGACCATCCTGTGGAACGACAGCTACCTCAGCCGCGAGGGCCTGGAGGGCCTGATCGCGACCAGCGTCGCCCCGAACGGCGAGCTCCGCGTCATCCGCAACGACACCCGGCCGCCGCGCACCGACCAGTTCAGCATCGGCGTCCGCCAGAAGATCGGGCGGCTGCAGACCTCGCTCAGCTACCAACACATCAACGCCGACGGCCAGGTCGGCTATTTCCCCGCCAACCGCTCGGTCGCACGTAACGCCAGCGGATTTTACGACTTTATCGCGGTGCCGGGCTTCTCCAACGTCGTCGCACTAACCCAGGCTCGCGCCAGCAAGTACGACGGCATCTTCCTGACCGTCGACAAGCCCTACACCCGCGCCTCCGGCTGGGGCATGAACGTCGCCTACACGATGGCCTTCTCGAAGGAGCGCGGCTACTCGTTCAACTTCGACTTCCCCGACGTCGCCAGCCAGCCGTTCCGGCCCAACGCCGGCGACGAACGCCACCGCGTCGTCTTCTCCGGCATCGCCGACCTGCCGTGGGACGCGCAGATCTCGACCCTGATGGTGATCGGCTCAGGCCAGCCGTTCTCGGTCACCGATGCGAGCCGGGGTTTTGGCGAGAACCTGGTCATCGGCAACTACGGCAAGCCCAAGAGTTTCCGGCAGGTCGACGTCCGGCTGGCGAAGAATATCCGCTTCGGGGCTGACAAGGACGGCGAGGGCGGGTATCGCCTGCAACTCACCGCGGAGGTCTTCAACCTGTTCAACCGAGCCAACTTCGGCGGCTACGACAGCTTTATCGGACCCGGCGGCAACCCGAGCTTCGGGACCCCGAACGCGCTCGACGGCCCGCCGCGCAGCTTCCAGTTCGGCGCGCGCTTCACCTTCTGA
- a CDS encoding Tat pathway signal protein has product MPPASAGPWALDRRTLLSGLAATGLAATLPGCQTVGESLGAIKRVVSGGGEVPKGPEVDAFLDDVQRRTFNYFWETTELNRGLAPDRFPTPSFASIAAMGFALTGFVIGVERGYAPRAEAAKRTLAMLKFLSAAPQGPEADDRVGYYGFFYHFLDTRDGMRFEKCEVSTVDTALLMMGVLLAMTYYDAPEEAEIRKLADDLYRKVDWRWAMTRGAVISMGWTPEAGFIAYDWEAYNEGMLVYILGLGAPVYALEPASWTAWSAKLATYWTDSGDLSQLRFGPLFGHQYSHVWIDFREIQDAFMRTKGIDYFENSRRATVQHRNYAMANPDGWRGYGANQWGLTACDGPTDIELEVDGASRRFRSYSARGVGDFDDGTIAPTAAGGSMPFAPEICLPALMAMKARHGDDLYGAYGFLDAFNETFVSEIRLKHGRVVPDKGWFDDDYIGIDQGPILAMIENHRTGLIWTIMRRNPYIRAGLTRAGFTGGWLKTSAAPAQAAA; this is encoded by the coding sequence ATGCCACCAGCGAGCGCCGGTCCCTGGGCGCTCGACCGCCGTACATTGCTTTCCGGGCTCGCCGCGACCGGCCTCGCGGCGACGCTGCCCGGCTGCCAGACCGTCGGCGAGAGCCTCGGCGCGATCAAGCGGGTCGTGTCGGGCGGCGGCGAGGTGCCAAAGGGCCCGGAGGTCGACGCCTTCCTCGATGACGTCCAGCGCCGCACCTTCAACTATTTCTGGGAAACCACCGAACTCAATCGCGGCCTCGCGCCCGACCGTTTCCCGACGCCGTCGTTCGCCAGCATCGCCGCGATGGGCTTTGCGCTGACCGGCTTCGTCATCGGCGTCGAGCGCGGCTACGCTCCCCGCGCGGAGGCCGCCAAGCGCACGCTGGCGATGCTCAAGTTCCTGTCCGCCGCGCCGCAGGGCCCCGAGGCCGACGACCGTGTCGGCTATTACGGTTTCTTCTATCATTTCCTCGATACTCGCGACGGCATGCGCTTCGAGAAGTGTGAGGTGTCGACGGTCGACACGGCGCTGCTGATGATGGGCGTGCTGCTGGCGATGACCTATTACGACGCGCCTGAGGAAGCCGAGATCCGCAAGCTGGCGGACGACCTGTACCGCAAGGTCGACTGGCGCTGGGCGATGACCCGCGGCGCGGTAATCTCGATGGGCTGGACCCCCGAGGCCGGCTTCATCGCCTACGACTGGGAGGCCTATAACGAGGGCATGCTGGTCTACATTCTCGGGCTCGGCGCCCCGGTCTATGCGCTCGAACCCGCCAGCTGGACCGCATGGAGCGCTAAGCTCGCGACCTACTGGACCGACTCCGGCGACCTGTCGCAGCTCCGCTTCGGGCCGCTGTTCGGTCACCAGTACAGCCACGTCTGGATCGATTTCCGCGAGATCCAGGACGCCTTCATGCGCACAAAGGGCATCGATTACTTCGAGAACAGCCGCCGTGCCACGGTTCAGCACCGCAATTACGCGATGGCCAATCCCGACGGCTGGCGCGGCTACGGGGCGAACCAGTGGGGCCTGACCGCCTGCGACGGCCCGACCGACATCGAGCTCGAGGTCGACGGCGCGAGCCGCCGCTTCCGCTCCTACTCGGCCCGCGGCGTCGGTGATTTCGACGACGGCACCATCGCCCCGACCGCGGCCGGCGGCTCGATGCCGTTCGCACCGGAGATCTGCCTGCCCGCGCTGATGGCGATGAAGGCCCGCCACGGCGACGACCTGTACGGCGCCTACGGCTTCCTCGATGCCTTCAACGAGACGTTTGTCAGCGAAATCCGGCTCAAGCATGGCCGCGTCGTGCCGGACAAGGGCTGGTTCGACGACGATTACATTGGCATCGACCAGGGTCCGATCCTGGCGATGATCGAGAACCACCGCACCGGTCTCATCTGGACCATCATGCGTCGCAACCCTTACATTCGCGCTGGCCTGACCCGTGCCGGCTTCACTGGAGGCTGGCTCAAGACGTCGGCCGCGCCCGCACAGGCCGCGGCATGA
- a CDS encoding discoidin domain-containing protein: MALGLLALGVTAAAPGGQSAQRLDPEAVLSARFGNDAAWYRVNIPLFASSDATLDSVYYYRWAVFRAHQRDLGTLGFITTEFLDDVGWQREPYASLNDASGFHIAEGRWLRDRRYAGDYIDFLHEQGGNDRHFSEAIADATYARFLVDGDLTAATRHLPVMRQTYALWDERFDFDRQLYWIEPLLDATEYTISSIDASGGIDGFRGGQAFRPSINAYMFANARAISRLSALSGDSATAADYAARAASLRDHLEASLWSPGLTHFIDRYQVGNDQVRAWDPIRGRELVGYLPWTFGLPADEARYAAAWKHLAPTELGGAFGLRTVEPSYRYYMRQYRYDKPTGLRECQWNGPVWPFQTTQVLLAMGNLIRDYRQHDVTRSEYIRLLRQYARLHFQGDRLDLEEDYDPATGKPIVGLARSHHYFHSGFDDLILGGVVGIRPREGDVLEVDPLAVDAPRDPVAMSWFIAQDVPYHGHLVTVVYDRGGTRFGGRAGLAVYVDGALAGSAATLSRIVVPVTRLAPPPIARPIDLAVELVRGQFPKPSASNDASAEMVHDAVDGRVMFFPESPNGWKTKAGSGEAWFAVDLGRAMPVAGAELAFFGDGKAFATPASYRLETWRDGAWRSVPADTSAPPLPNGVTGIPWPEREARRVRVVLQPQAGKQVRLVEFKLF; the protein is encoded by the coding sequence ATGGCGCTCGGACTCCTCGCGTTGGGCGTAACCGCCGCCGCACCGGGCGGGCAGTCGGCCCAGCGGCTCGACCCGGAGGCGGTGCTGAGCGCACGCTTCGGCAACGACGCCGCCTGGTACCGCGTCAACATCCCGCTGTTCGCCTCGTCTGACGCGACCCTCGACTCGGTCTATTATTACCGCTGGGCGGTGTTCCGTGCGCACCAGCGCGATCTCGGCACGCTCGGCTTCATCACCACCGAATTCCTCGACGACGTCGGCTGGCAGCGCGAGCCCTACGCCAGCCTCAACGACGCCTCGGGCTTCCATATCGCCGAGGGACGATGGCTCCGCGACCGGCGATACGCAGGCGATTACATTGACTTCCTCCACGAGCAGGGTGGCAATGATCGGCACTTCAGCGAGGCGATCGCCGACGCGACCTATGCGCGCTTCCTCGTCGACGGCGACCTCACGGCGGCGACAAGGCACCTCCCCGTCATGCGCCAGACGTACGCCTTGTGGGACGAGCGCTTCGACTTCGACCGGCAGCTCTACTGGATCGAGCCGTTGCTCGACGCGACCGAGTACACCATCAGTTCGATCGATGCGTCGGGCGGCATCGACGGCTTCAGGGGCGGGCAGGCGTTCCGGCCTTCCATCAACGCCTACATGTTCGCCAACGCGCGCGCGATCTCACGGCTCTCGGCGTTGTCTGGCGATAGCGCGACCGCTGCCGATTATGCGGCCCGCGCCGCCAGCCTCCGCGACCACCTCGAGGCGTCGCTTTGGAGCCCCGGCCTGACGCACTTCATCGACCGGTACCAGGTCGGCAACGATCAAGTCCGCGCCTGGGACCCGATCCGTGGCCGCGAACTCGTCGGCTATTTGCCGTGGACCTTCGGGCTGCCGGCGGACGAGGCGCGCTACGCCGCGGCCTGGAAGCACCTCGCACCCACCGAACTCGGCGGCGCCTTTGGATTGCGGACGGTCGAGCCGAGCTATCGATATTACATGCGCCAATATCGCTACGACAAGCCGACCGGCCTGCGCGAGTGTCAGTGGAACGGCCCGGTCTGGCCGTTCCAGACGACCCAGGTTCTCCTCGCGATGGGCAATCTGATCCGGGACTACCGGCAGCACGATGTCACCCGGTCTGAGTATATCCGGCTGCTGCGCCAGTATGCGCGGCTGCATTTCCAAGGCGACCGCCTTGATCTAGAGGAGGACTATGACCCCGCCACGGGCAAGCCGATCGTCGGGCTGGCGCGCAGCCACCATTATTTCCACTCGGGGTTCGACGACCTGATCTTGGGCGGCGTCGTCGGAATCCGGCCGCGCGAGGGCGACGTGCTGGAGGTCGATCCGCTCGCCGTCGACGCACCGCGCGACCCTGTCGCGATGAGCTGGTTCATCGCGCAGGACGTGCCGTATCATGGGCATCTGGTGACCGTCGTCTACGACCGCGGCGGCACGCGCTTCGGTGGTCGCGCCGGGCTTGCGGTCTATGTCGACGGCGCGCTGGCGGGGTCGGCGGCGACGCTGTCGCGGATCGTCGTGCCGGTGACGCGCCTCGCGCCGCCGCCGATCGCGCGTCCGATCGACCTCGCGGTCGAGCTTGTGCGGGGGCAGTTCCCGAAGCCGAGCGCGTCGAACGATGCGAGCGCCGAGATGGTCCATGACGCCGTCGACGGGCGGGTGATGTTCTTCCCGGAAAGCCCGAATGGCTGGAAAACCAAGGCGGGGTCGGGGGAGGCGTGGTTCGCGGTCGATCTCGGGCGCGCGATGCCGGTGGCCGGGGCGGAGCTGGCGTTCTTCGGCGATGGCAAGGCGTTCGCGACTCCCGCCAGCTACCGGCTCGAAACCTGGCGGGACGGGGCGTGGCGCTCGGTTCCCGCCGACACGAGCGCCCCGCCGCTCCCAAATGGCGTGACCGGGATCCCCTGGCCAGAGCGGGAGGCGAGACGGGTGCGCGTGGTGCTGCAGCCGCAGGCGGGCAAGCAGGTCAGGCTGGTCGAGTTCAAGCTGTTCTAG